A region of Geobacillus sp. 46C-IIa DNA encodes the following proteins:
- a CDS encoding 3'-5' exonuclease: MNERHRFWQRALRLLSLGVPREASSALLGNDHSLQQERWLRSLQKENGRSVDWHGRLPDIPFVIMDMETTGFSPQQGDEILAMAAAKTVNGLVTGTYMTLVKPEKPIPEHISDLTGITAKDVMFAPPLAEALRTFVPFIATGVLVGYHIGHDVSFLRHVLWHHYRQRWSGRFIDMQPMVGLVRHPCPTLDDALACYGIDCPRRHTADGDVEAMVKLWAILLGELHELGIETLHDLYAALSRH, from the coding sequence ATGAATGAACGGCACCGTTTTTGGCAGCGAGCGCTCCGTTTATTGTCGCTTGGCGTTCCACGCGAAGCGTCGTCCGCCCTATTGGGCAACGATCACTCATTGCAGCAGGAACGCTGGCTTCGCTCGCTGCAAAAGGAAAACGGCCGTTCCGTTGATTGGCATGGCCGTTTGCCCGACATTCCGTTCGTCATCATGGATATGGAAACGACCGGTTTTTCGCCGCAACAAGGTGACGAAATTTTAGCCATGGCAGCGGCGAAAACGGTCAATGGCCTCGTCACCGGCACGTATATGACGCTCGTCAAACCAGAAAAACCGATTCCCGAGCATATTTCCGACTTGACCGGCATTACGGCGAAAGACGTCATGTTCGCCCCGCCGCTTGCCGAGGCGCTGCGCACGTTTGTGCCGTTTATCGCCACAGGCGTCTTAGTCGGTTACCATATCGGCCATGATGTGTCATTTTTGCGCCATGTGCTTTGGCATCATTATCGGCAAAGATGGAGCGGCCGCTTTATCGATATGCAGCCAATGGTCGGCCTTGTCCGCCATCCATGTCCGACGCTTGACGACGCCCTCGCCTGCTATGGCATTGACTGCCCGCGCCGCCATACGGCGGATGGCGATGTAGAAGCGATGGTAAAGCTATGGGCGATCTTGCTCGGCGAACTGCATGAGCTCGGCATCGAAACATTGCACGACTTGTATGCCGCGCTCAGCCGTCATTGA
- a CDS encoding putative nucleotidyltransferase substrate binding domain-containing protein: MLAAVADRLKTAESVTDLRFCHDELVRELRRCLVLEHIGQLAEEVADVHEAVLRRVFFLAEQETVKRSVGIRPPVWCWYVMGSIGRREPTVWTDQDHGILFTCAREEEPACYEFIRHAAAIGTKMLHEVGYPYCSGYVMATNRRWAQSTSDWERQLSSYLDGGWPNDLRFLYIAMDMRPLYGDAELAEAGRRTLFAEIADRPPLLARMGEHVQFPPVPLGWFGNVQAARWGPHSGAIHMKQSGYVQITNALKWLACLARVPVVTTLERQRALKEAGILPAALSTDVQEALSVYYSIRLKYSTEAEDGRDYVLWQTLNRTEQKQLKQAMRTAKRLQRFVARRVVGMHE, from the coding sequence ATGCTGGCAGCGGTGGCCGATCGGCTGAAAACGGCCGAGTCGGTTACCGATCTTCGTTTTTGTCACGATGAATTGGTGCGTGAATTGCGGCGATGTTTGGTGCTTGAGCATATCGGACAGCTGGCGGAAGAGGTGGCCGATGTGCATGAAGCCGTGCTTCGCCGCGTGTTTTTCCTTGCCGAACAGGAGACAGTAAAACGCTCTGTCGGCATCCGGCCGCCGGTCTGGTGTTGGTATGTGATGGGGAGCATCGGCCGGCGCGAGCCGACGGTGTGGACGGATCAAGATCATGGTATTTTGTTTACTTGCGCTCGCGAAGAGGAGCCGGCCTGTTACGAGTTTATTCGCCATGCGGCGGCCATCGGAACGAAGATGCTGCATGAGGTCGGCTATCCGTATTGCTCTGGCTATGTGATGGCAACAAACAGGCGTTGGGCGCAATCGACAAGCGACTGGGAGCGGCAGCTCTCTTCCTATTTAGACGGTGGATGGCCAAACGATCTTCGCTTTTTGTACATCGCGATGGATATGCGGCCTCTTTATGGAGACGCCGAACTGGCCGAGGCGGGGAGGCGGACGCTGTTTGCCGAGATCGCTGACCGGCCGCCGCTGTTGGCGCGTATGGGAGAACATGTCCAATTTCCGCCTGTTCCGCTCGGTTGGTTTGGCAATGTGCAAGCGGCACGATGGGGCCCGCATAGCGGGGCGATTCATATGAAACAAAGCGGTTACGTGCAAATCACGAACGCCTTGAAATGGCTCGCCTGTCTAGCGCGCGTGCCGGTGGTGACGACACTAGAACGGCAGCGGGCGCTCAAAGAGGCTGGGATATTGCCAGCCGCGCTTTCTACCGATGTTCAAGAGGCGCTTTCGGTTTACTACTCCATTCGCCTCAAGTACAGCACTGAGGCCGAAGACGGACGGGACTATGTATTATGGCAGACGCTCAATCGGACGGAGCAAAAACAACTGAAGCAGGCGATGCGCACTGCGAAGCGGTTGCAGCGCTTCGTCGCCCGCCGGGTGGTCGGGATGCATGAATGA
- a CDS encoding ammonium transporter gives MDEKTVMLGLDALWVMLSAVLVIGMQAGFALLEAGSTRMKNSGHVAGKQILSFAIASLAFWAFGFAITFGTGNGFIGTEGWFLQEDEGTFDSLSWANVPLALKFLFQLGFAGVSLAIAWGGFAERAKLSVYFIFGTIFTIAIYPVIGHWVWGGGWLGRMGMQDFAGSTVVHLQGAIAALVATVLLGPRIGKFNKDKTPNVIPGHNQVYTVIGGLILWIGWFGFNAGSTMAVGDGFFGYVALTTNLAAAAGAVAAILTAKILVGKADIPAMVNGVLAALVAITAACAFVEPWAAVIIGAVAGSFTFWTSIYFERKGIDDPIYAFSVHGIAGIIGTISTGFFASPRLVEITGIGKAGLVYGGGFDQLIVQTVGVVGAAIYVAIVSFVILFVMKKTIGLRVTAEQEISGLDISEHGAYGYPEQLDPAYQPKTAVQR, from the coding sequence ATGGATGAGAAAACAGTGATGCTTGGGCTTGATGCTCTTTGGGTGATGCTCTCCGCGGTGCTCGTCATCGGCATGCAGGCCGGATTTGCCTTGCTTGAGGCGGGATCAACGCGCATGAAAAACTCCGGGCATGTGGCCGGCAAGCAAATTTTAAGCTTTGCCATCGCGTCTTTAGCGTTTTGGGCGTTCGGCTTTGCCATTACGTTTGGAACAGGAAACGGCTTCATCGGCACGGAAGGCTGGTTTTTACAAGAAGACGAAGGGACGTTTGACTCGCTGTCGTGGGCGAACGTGCCGCTGGCGCTTAAATTTTTGTTTCAGCTCGGTTTCGCCGGCGTGTCGCTTGCCATCGCCTGGGGCGGTTTTGCGGAACGGGCGAAACTGTCTGTCTATTTCATTTTCGGAACGATTTTTACGATTGCCATTTATCCAGTCATCGGCCACTGGGTGTGGGGCGGCGGCTGGCTTGGGCGGATGGGAATGCAAGATTTTGCCGGTTCAACCGTCGTCCATCTGCAAGGGGCAATCGCGGCGCTTGTGGCTACCGTATTGCTCGGGCCGCGCATCGGCAAGTTCAATAAAGACAAAACACCGAATGTCATTCCTGGGCATAACCAAGTTTATACCGTGATTGGCGGTTTGATTTTATGGATCGGCTGGTTTGGATTTAACGCGGGCAGCACAATGGCGGTTGGCGATGGGTTTTTCGGCTATGTCGCGCTGACGACGAATTTGGCTGCCGCGGCAGGGGCGGTTGCCGCGATCTTGACGGCGAAAATTTTGGTCGGCAAAGCGGACATTCCGGCAATGGTCAACGGTGTGCTGGCGGCATTGGTCGCCATTACAGCGGCGTGCGCGTTCGTTGAACCGTGGGCGGCAGTCATCATCGGGGCAGTGGCTGGATCATTCACGTTCTGGACGTCCATCTACTTCGAGCGCAAAGGGATTGATGATCCGATTTACGCCTTTTCCGTCCATGGGATTGCCGGTATTATCGGCACGATTTCAACCGGATTTTTCGCCTCGCCGCGTTTAGTGGAAATAACCGGCATCGGCAAGGCCGGTCTCGTGTACGGCGGCGGGTTTGACCAATTGATTGTACAAACGGTCGGAGTGGTGGGCGCAGCGATATATGTAGCGATCGTCTCGTTTGTCATCTTATTTGTCATGAAGAAAACAATCGGGCTGCGCGTCACGGCGGAGCAAGAAATTTCCGGGCTTGATATTAGCGAACACGGCGCTTACGGCTATCCGGAACAGCTTGATCCGGCCTATCAGCCAAAAACGGCCGTTCAGCGATAA
- a CDS encoding VWA-like domain-containing protein: MRWQRALLALLKERKDHSIALAIDTSNRPSRPVLIQNIIKLFEKLRPDTLLVQADFKIRDVSPVGVATIKYFKHGKSSYTEVLEWAAAQKIDTLFYITDVTGYFYEELEVDYEVFWLVPDDYMPRVPFGKPIRVA; this comes from the coding sequence GTGAGATGGCAGCGGGCTTTGTTGGCGTTGCTCAAAGAACGGAAAGACCACTCGATCGCATTGGCGATCGATACGTCGAACCGGCCGTCCCGTCCGGTGCTCATTCAAAACATCATCAAGCTGTTTGAGAAATTGCGCCCGGACACGCTGCTCGTTCAAGCGGATTTTAAAATTCGCGATGTATCTCCGGTTGGCGTGGCCACGATTAAATATTTCAAGCATGGGAAATCGTCGTACACCGAAGTGCTCGAATGGGCCGCTGCGCAAAAAATCGATACGTTGTTTTATATCACGGATGTGACCGGATATTTTTATGAAGAACTCGAAGTCGATTATGAAGTGTTTTGGCTTGTTCCAGACGATTACATGCCGCGCGTGCCGTTTGGCAAGCCGATTCGCGTTGCGTAA
- a CDS encoding YozQ family protein, whose amino-acid sequence MTENKQSLEIAGRQYDPSDYESASFLGAALAETHEQVSDAYMEGTVEAAVDRENGPDIPLSQPE is encoded by the coding sequence ATGACGGAAAACAAACAATCGCTCGAGATCGCCGGACGCCAGTATGACCCGTCCGACTATGAATCGGCCTCGTTTCTTGGCGCGGCGTTGGCTGAAACGCATGAACAAGTAAGTGATGCCTACATGGAAGGGACGGTTGAGGCGGCAGTTGACAGGGAAAACGGGCCGGACATTCCTCTCTCCCAGCCCGAGTAA
- a CDS encoding YndM family protein, which translates to MRHLLALALKYLLTATVMFAILPLFLRISSAELLWFSLWLTLVAYALGDLYVLPRLGNVSATIADFGLVFVATWIGIGAFYDIPGGAILSAAFFAALLAAFGELLFHAYVLRFVIGQHGKEDVPLVGRQWQTEAAEEFDVRAAGPGDREGEQVKQEGDRREQEPPHPPIL; encoded by the coding sequence ATGAGACATTTGCTTGCGTTGGCGCTCAAATATTTGCTTACGGCGACCGTCATGTTCGCCATTTTGCCGCTGTTTTTGCGCATTTCGTCGGCGGAACTGCTATGGTTCAGCCTTTGGCTGACGCTTGTCGCCTATGCGCTCGGCGACTTGTACGTTTTGCCGCGCCTTGGCAACGTTTCGGCGACGATCGCTGATTTTGGCCTCGTATTTGTCGCCACATGGATTGGCATCGGCGCGTTTTATGACATCCCCGGCGGCGCCATTTTAAGCGCAGCGTTTTTCGCCGCCTTGCTCGCTGCGTTCGGGGAGTTGCTGTTTCACGCTTACGTGCTGCGCTTTGTTATCGGCCAACACGGAAAGGAAGACGTGCCGCTTGTCGGCCGCCAATGGCAAACGGAGGCGGCGGAAGAGTTTGACGTCCGTGCCGCCGGCCCTGGCGATCGGGAAGGCGAACAGGTGAAACAAGAAGGCGACCGGCGGGAACAAGAACCGCCCCATCCTCCTATTTTGTAA
- a CDS encoding toxic anion resistance protein — protein sequence MTMDERNREMERVDWFREQERTSTLDELLAAPFSAPASPRAEAAAQPASVLETLKPEHREKALALAKQIDPANQQAILQYGVAAQVELSKFSHTILHHVQTKDAGPVGEVISELMAKIKEVNPDDLMPAKKGWLSRLFGTVAKPLQGIVAKYQKIGVEIDKIADQLEKHRHGLLRDVMMLETLYEKNKDYFEALNIYIAAAEYKLEELRAKTIPEKQAAAERSGDQMAWQDVQDLRQFADRLEKRVHDLKLSRQVTIQTAPQIRMIQHMNETLIERIQSSILNAIPLWKNQVVIALTLFRQQKAAEAQKQVAETTNELLLRNSEMLKTNSIEIAKENERGLIDMETLKRTQENLIATLEETLKIQAEGRLKRQQAERELAAMEAELKQTLLSLKQPEQ from the coding sequence ATGACCATGGACGAACGGAATCGTGAGATGGAACGAGTCGATTGGTTTCGCGAACAAGAACGGACAAGCACGCTTGATGAGCTGTTGGCCGCGCCGTTTTCCGCGCCGGCATCGCCGCGAGCCGAAGCGGCGGCTCAGCCGGCCAGCGTGCTTGAGACGTTAAAGCCGGAACACCGGGAAAAAGCCTTAGCGCTTGCCAAACAAATCGATCCGGCCAACCAGCAGGCCATTTTACAGTACGGCGTGGCGGCACAGGTGGAACTATCGAAGTTTTCCCATACGATTTTGCATCATGTGCAAACGAAGGATGCCGGTCCGGTCGGCGAAGTAATCAGCGAGCTGATGGCGAAAATTAAAGAAGTCAACCCAGATGATCTCATGCCGGCAAAAAAAGGATGGCTGTCCCGCCTGTTTGGCACGGTGGCCAAACCGTTGCAAGGGATCGTCGCCAAATACCAAAAAATCGGCGTCGAAATTGACAAAATCGCCGACCAGCTTGAGAAACATCGGCATGGGCTGCTTCGCGATGTGATGATGCTCGAGACGCTTTATGAGAAAAATAAAGACTATTTTGAGGCGCTCAATATTTATATTGCGGCGGCCGAATATAAGTTGGAGGAGCTGCGGGCGAAAACGATCCCCGAAAAGCAGGCGGCTGCCGAGCGCTCCGGCGACCAAATGGCATGGCAGGACGTTCAGGACTTGCGGCAGTTCGCTGACCGGCTTGAGAAGCGGGTGCACGATTTAAAGCTCAGCCGGCAAGTGACGATCCAAACGGCGCCGCAAATCCGCATGATCCAGCATATGAACGAAACGCTTATCGAGCGCATCCAGTCATCGATTTTAAATGCGATTCCGCTTTGGAAAAATCAAGTCGTGATCGCCTTGACGCTCTTCCGCCAGCAAAAGGCGGCTGAGGCGCAAAAGCAGGTTGCCGAAACGACAAACGAACTGTTGCTGCGCAACTCGGAAATGTTAAAAACGAACAGCATTGAAATTGCGAAGGAAAATGAGCGCGGCCTCATCGACATGGAGACGCTGAAGCGGACGCAAGAAAACTTGATCGCCACGCTCGAAGAAACGTTAAAAATCCAAGCCGAGGGCCGCTTGAAACGGCAACAGGCCGAACGCGAGCTGGCGGCGATGGAGGCGGAACTAAAGCAGACGCTGCTCTCGCTGAAGCAGCCGGAACAATAA
- a CDS encoding 5-bromo-4-chloroindolyl phosphate hydrolysis family protein — MKQLLRTIWRWFVSWNAGIIVAVTVFIAADFRVLPSLLSGMGAMWGVSAVMKRRHRRLAADVPAEEQAYVRSQLREARALWKRLRRARYRLRSVAMWQTVSRLSAIVDRIIRAVEQKPHQLRLAQPFFLNEWPTAVEMVEKYVYLSQQPVQSADMAEALRETERLLGELTETAERQLLEVLSSDVWSLQTEAKVLEQSLQQPDRLHLLPAKKGE; from the coding sequence ATGAAGCAACTGCTTCGCACGATATGGCGCTGGTTTGTTTCGTGGAACGCTGGGATCATCGTTGCAGTTACGGTATTTATTGCCGCCGATTTTCGCGTTTTGCCCTCGCTTTTATCAGGAATGGGAGCGATGTGGGGAGTGTCCGCTGTGATGAAAAGGCGGCATCGCCGCTTGGCAGCTGACGTGCCGGCCGAGGAGCAGGCATACGTCCGCAGCCAGCTTCGCGAGGCGCGCGCGTTATGGAAACGGCTGCGCCGCGCCCGCTACCGGCTTCGTTCGGTGGCCATGTGGCAAACCGTTTCCCGGTTGAGCGCGATCGTCGACCGGATCATTCGCGCGGTTGAGCAAAAGCCGCATCAGCTCCGCCTTGCCCAGCCGTTTTTCTTAAACGAGTGGCCGACGGCAGTGGAGATGGTTGAAAAATATGTATACTTGTCGCAACAGCCGGTGCAAAGCGCCGACATGGCCGAGGCGCTGCGGGAGACGGAACGGCTGCTCGGCGAGCTGACCGAAACGGCGGAGCGGCAGCTGCTCGAAGTGTTATCCAGTGACGTTTGGTCGCTTCAGACGGAAGCGAAAGTGCTTGAACAATCGCTCCAACAGCCGGATCGCCTTCATTTGCTGCCGGCAAAGAAAGGGGAATGA
- a CDS encoding MFS transporter gives MRIRDWDRNLKVRLFGEALMNTTFWMFFPFMAIYFADSFGKETASVLLIVSQLFSVAANLLGGYCADLFGRKRMMVLSAYGQGAAFFVFALASSPWWQSPLVGFLCFTFAGICGAFYWPASQAMVADVVPEKDRSHVFAVFYTSVNVSVVIGPTIGGLFYPDHQFALLFAAACSCFAMATMLAKQLRETAPLAADRQKAEAWPQFWREQLRQYTVIVRDRTFFLFIAAGVLVAQTFMQLDLLIPVYTKETLEGETLWGSFTIDGANAFGLLIAENGLLVVFGTVMVARYMERHDERWAFIGSSVLYGVTMWLFSHAASIVGLMAVMVLFTLAELMTAGLQQSFVSKSAPEDMRGQYFAAASLRFTIGRMLAPLSLAAVTWIGYTWTFVALSMLALASAGLYVWMFRQAGQRAQRSDVSLSR, from the coding sequence ATGCGAATACGTGACTGGGACCGCAATTTGAAAGTGCGCTTGTTTGGTGAAGCGCTGATGAATACTACCTTTTGGATGTTTTTTCCGTTTATGGCCATTTATTTTGCCGACTCGTTTGGCAAAGAAACCGCAAGTGTGCTATTGATCGTTTCACAGTTATTTTCCGTCGCCGCGAATTTGCTGGGCGGTTATTGCGCCGATCTGTTCGGGCGCAAGCGGATGATGGTGCTATCCGCCTATGGGCAGGGGGCGGCATTTTTCGTCTTTGCCTTGGCCAGTTCCCCATGGTGGCAGTCGCCGCTCGTCGGCTTTCTTTGTTTTACGTTTGCCGGCATTTGCGGGGCGTTTTACTGGCCGGCGAGCCAGGCGATGGTGGCGGACGTTGTGCCGGAAAAAGACCGGAGTCATGTGTTTGCCGTGTTTTACACATCCGTCAACGTCTCCGTTGTCATCGGTCCGACGATCGGCGGCTTATTTTATCCGGATCACCAGTTTGCGTTGCTTTTTGCCGCGGCTTGCTCATGTTTTGCGATGGCGACGATGTTGGCGAAGCAGCTGCGCGAAACGGCTCCATTGGCGGCGGACAGGCAGAAGGCGGAGGCATGGCCGCAGTTTTGGCGCGAACAACTAAGGCAATACACCGTCATTGTGCGTGATCGCACCTTTTTCTTGTTTATCGCCGCCGGGGTGTTGGTGGCACAAACATTCATGCAGCTTGATTTGTTAATTCCTGTATATACCAAAGAAACGCTCGAAGGGGAAACATTATGGGGTAGCTTTACGATTGACGGGGCTAATGCGTTCGGGTTGTTAATTGCGGAAAACGGACTGCTTGTCGTGTTCGGCACGGTGATGGTGGCGCGCTATATGGAGCGCCACGATGAGCGATGGGCGTTTATCGGTTCGTCGGTGTTATACGGCGTCACGATGTGGCTGTTTAGTCATGCAGCATCGATCGTCGGACTGATGGCAGTGATGGTGCTGTTTACGTTGGCCGAGCTGATGACGGCCGGCTTGCAGCAGTCGTTTGTGTCGAAGTCGGCGCCTGAGGACATGCGCGGCCAATATTTTGCTGCGGCGAGCCTTCGCTTTACCATCGGTCGGATGCTGGCGCCGTTGTCGCTTGCGGCGGTGACTTGGATCGGCTATACATGGACATTTGTGGCTCTCAGCATGCTCGCATTGGCCAGCGCGGGGCTGTATGTGTGGATGTTCCGGCAAGCCGGGCAGCGGGCGCAGCGATCAGATGTTTCCCTTTCCAGATGA
- a CDS encoding CAP domain-containing protein: MKKKMAATIAASVALIGASFAATTKTEAAGTTCPTANVYQVKYASTNVQDLEKWLKQYFPFVSFQPAKPAAQQPAVKQPATAKPQAPAAVKQPAAKPQANTQAPAKTPATAPKAATQKTTGLNAYEQQVVELTNKERAKYGLPPLQVDLALSKVAREKSRDMAVNNYFSHNSPTYGSPFEMMKKFGISYTAAGENIAKGQRTPQEVVNAWMNSEGHRANILNKNFTHIGVGFEENGYIWTQQFIRK; the protein is encoded by the coding sequence ATGAAGAAAAAAATGGCAGCGACGATCGCCGCTTCGGTTGCGCTCATCGGCGCTTCGTTTGCGGCAACAACGAAAACGGAAGCGGCAGGGACGACATGCCCGACGGCGAACGTGTATCAAGTAAAATACGCAAGCACAAACGTTCAAGATTTAGAGAAATGGTTGAAACAATACTTCCCGTTTGTGTCGTTCCAACCGGCTAAACCGGCCGCACAGCAACCGGCTGTAAAGCAGCCGGCAACGGCGAAACCGCAGGCGCCGGCAGCGGTCAAACAGCCGGCGGCAAAGCCGCAAGCCAATACGCAAGCGCCGGCAAAAACGCCAGCAACGGCGCCAAAGGCTGCAACACAAAAAACAACAGGCTTAAACGCCTATGAGCAGCAAGTCGTTGAGTTGACGAACAAAGAGCGGGCAAAATACGGTCTGCCGCCGCTTCAAGTTGACTTAGCCCTCAGCAAAGTCGCCCGCGAAAAATCGCGCGATATGGCGGTCAACAACTACTTCTCACACAACAGCCCGACGTACGGCTCCCCGTTTGAGATGATGAAAAAATTCGGCATCTCATACACCGCCGCTGGGGAAAACATTGCTAAAGGCCAACGCACACCGCAAGAAGTCGTCAATGCGTGGATGAACAGTGAAGGCCACCGGGCGAACATTTTGAACAAAAACTTTACACACATTGGCGTTGGTTTTGAAGAAAACGGCTATATTTGGACGCAGCAATTTATCCGCAAGTAA
- the mngB gene encoding mannosylglycerate hydrolase, which produces MKRYVHIVPHVHWDREWYFSAEESRILLVNDMEEILAMLETNHDYPYFVLDGQTVVLEDYLAVKPEQKERIRRLVQEGKLIIGPWYTQTDEMVVGGESIVRNLLYGLKDCQEFGKPMQIGYLPDSFGQSAQLPQILNGFGIKRAIFWRGVSERHGTDKTEFYWVSDDGSKVLVQLFPLGYAIGKYLPTDEAKLKERMDKYFSVLDRGATTDHILIPNGHDQMPIQKNIFEVIDKLQTLYPERTFFLSRYEHVFEQLEKEEQLPVIRGEFLDGKYMRVHRSIYSTRMDIKAANARIENKVTNVLEPLAAIASTLGFPYEHRLMELIWKEMMKNHAHDSIGCCCSDLVHRDILGRFALAEERADRLITFYMRKMADAMPSDRSVDKLVVYNTLPYERNEPIEAEITTKWKAFRLVDERGESVEFEVVDETIVDPGLIDRQIVHYGNYDPFVRYTIHFRDRIPAMGYKAYLVQEAEQMNKQAPTAVEQMDTPFYTITVNENGAINIYDKQLQRTFRDVLLLEDVGDDGDEYDFSPLPGDEPINNKGVKATYSLRQNSYFAYADIAYRLPVPADLDSRKAKRNDRFLDVSIRLTVPMDQPLIDVRVRIHNEAKDHRIRMYVPTGIASTHSVADNQFGVIRRPVVDPAIDVWEQEGWDERPDAIYPMLTYVGLSDETGGIAVLTNSTREYEIVGEQRDTIAVTLLRSVGYLGKEELVRRPGRPSGIKMATPDSQMLGVNELHFALTTHRGTTEEANVAKRAKQFLTPLYTYNKLPYDAMKMNPVAFSVPYEYSLFSQQEGEVVLSAVKRSEDHRGVIVRFFNPTPQKTEASFQWHGPSSAVWRTNLNETPLAPLAIDAQQRFTVQVKPNEVQTVLVVDQERKGKDE; this is translated from the coding sequence TTGAAGCGATACGTTCACATCGTTCCTCATGTGCATTGGGACCGCGAATGGTATTTTTCCGCAGAAGAATCGCGCATTTTGTTAGTGAACGATATGGAAGAAATATTAGCGATGTTAGAAACAAATCATGATTACCCGTACTTTGTCCTTGATGGGCAGACGGTCGTGCTGGAAGATTATTTAGCCGTCAAGCCGGAGCAAAAAGAGCGCATCCGCCGCCTTGTCCAAGAAGGAAAATTGATCATCGGCCCGTGGTATACGCAAACGGACGAAATGGTCGTCGGCGGAGAGTCGATTGTCCGCAACTTGCTCTATGGGCTGAAAGATTGTCAGGAGTTCGGGAAGCCGATGCAAATCGGCTATCTCCCCGACTCGTTTGGGCAATCGGCGCAGCTGCCGCAAATTTTAAACGGCTTTGGCATCAAGCGGGCCATTTTTTGGCGCGGCGTGTCGGAACGGCACGGCACAGACAAAACCGAGTTTTACTGGGTGAGCGATGACGGCTCGAAAGTGCTTGTGCAGCTGTTCCCGCTCGGCTATGCGATCGGCAAATATCTTCCGACTGATGAAGCAAAGCTGAAGGAGCGGATGGACAAATACTTTTCCGTTCTGGACCGCGGGGCGACGACTGATCATATTCTCATTCCGAACGGTCATGATCAAATGCCGATTCAAAAAAATATTTTTGAGGTGATCGACAAGCTGCAAACGCTCTATCCGGAGCGGACCTTTTTCTTAAGCCGTTATGAACATGTGTTTGAACAGCTGGAAAAAGAGGAGCAGCTTCCGGTCATCCGCGGCGAGTTTTTGGACGGAAAATATATGCGCGTTCACCGCAGCATTTACTCGACGCGCATGGACATTAAAGCGGCGAACGCCCGCATCGAAAACAAAGTGACGAACGTGCTTGAGCCGCTGGCCGCCATTGCCTCGACGCTTGGGTTTCCGTATGAGCACCGGCTGATGGAGCTCATTTGGAAAGAGATGATGAAAAACCATGCGCATGACAGCATCGGCTGCTGCTGTTCAGACCTCGTTCACCGCGACATTTTGGGGCGCTTTGCGCTAGCGGAAGAGCGGGCCGACCGGCTCATCACATTTTATATGCGCAAAATGGCCGATGCGATGCCGTCGGATCGGTCGGTCGACAAGCTGGTTGTGTACAATACGCTTCCGTACGAACGGAACGAACCGATCGAAGCGGAAATTACGACGAAATGGAAAGCATTCCGTCTCGTCGATGAACGCGGGGAATCGGTGGAGTTTGAAGTGGTGGATGAAACGATCGTTGACCCGGGTCTGATTGATCGGCAAATCGTCCATTACGGCAACTACGATCCGTTTGTCCGCTATACGATCCATTTCCGCGACCGCATCCCGGCGATGGGGTATAAGGCGTATTTAGTGCAAGAGGCGGAACAGATGAACAAACAGGCGCCAACGGCTGTTGAGCAAATGGATACGCCGTTTTATACGATCACTGTCAATGAGAATGGGGCAATTAACATATATGACAAACAGCTGCAGCGAACGTTCCGCGATGTGCTCTTGCTTGAAGATGTCGGCGATGATGGAGACGAATATGACTTTTCCCCGCTGCCGGGCGATGAGCCGATTAATAATAAGGGCGTGAAGGCGACGTATTCGCTCCGGCAAAACAGCTATTTCGCCTATGCCGATATCGCTTACCGGCTGCCGGTGCCGGCCGATCTTGACAGCCGGAAAGCGAAACGGAATGATCGTTTTCTTGACGTCTCCATTCGGTTGACCGTTCCGATGGACCAACCGCTCATCGATGTCCGGGTGCGCATCCACAACGAAGCGAAAGACCACCGCATCCGCATGTACGTACCAACCGGCATCGCCTCTACCCATTCGGTCGCTGACAACCAGTTCGGCGTCATTCGGCGGCCGGTCGTCGACCCGGCGATCGACGTGTGGGAACAAGAAGGATGGGATGAACGTCCGGATGCGATCTACCCGATGCTCACGTATGTCGGACTGTCGGATGAAACGGGCGGCATCGCCGTGCTGACGAACAGCACGAGAGAGTACGAGATTGTCGGAGAACAGCGCGATACGATCGCGGTGACGCTTTTACGCAGCGTCGGCTATCTGGGCAAAGAGGAGCTCGTGCGTCGCCCGGGCCGTCCGTCCGGCATTAAAATGGCGACGCCGGATTCGCAAATGCTCGGTGTGAATGAGCTGCACTTCGCGTTGACGACGCATCGCGGAACGACGGAAGAAGCAAATGTCGCCAAGCGGGCGAAACAGTTTTTAACGCCGCTGTATACGTACAACAAACTGCCGTATGATGCCATGAAGATGAATCCGGTGGCGTTCTCGGTGCCGTATGAATATAGCCTGTTTTCCCAACAGGAAGGCGAGGTCGTGCTAAGTGCGGTGAAGCGGAGCGAAGACCACCGCGGCGTCATTGTGCGCTTCTTTAACCCAACGCCGCAGAAGACGGAGGCGTCATTCCAATGGCATGGGCCGTCATCGGCGGTATGGCGCACGAACTTAAACGAAACACCACTTGCGCCGTTGGCCATCGATGCCCAACAACGATTTACTGTTCAAGTCAAGCCGAACGAAGTGCAAACCGTGCTTGTTGTCGATCAGGAGAGAAAAGGAAAAGATGAATAG